GCATCCAGGCAAATACTGCATCCGGGACATTAACGTCCGATCCCTTAATCGCTTCCACAGTGCCTCCATCATCAACGCATTATTTTGTAGTCTAGCCTTCTGGCCCTGTTACGCAACATCTCATCACCCCATTACCCTGAAATGATTAATAAAATTCTGTCTAAATTGAATACAAAAAGCAAAATGCTTTTCCATATACAAACCGTGTGAAGTGTTAAATAGCGTCTATCATTATCAGAATTATCTGATCATATGACGTGGCTTTATTGCGATCGGATAGCAACAAAAATTGATAAAAATAACGGGATCTCAATGATTACGCACAACTTCAATACCCTGGACTTACTCACCAGTCCTGTCTGGATCGTTTCGCCCTTTGAGGAACAGTTAATTTATGCCAACAGCGCGGCGCGACTGTTGATGCAAGACCTCACGTTTAGTCAGCTACGAACCGGTCCCTATTCCGTCTCCTCACAAAAAGAACTGCCGAAATACCTCTCCGATCTGCAAAACCAACACGATATTATCGAAATCCTCACCGTTCAACGTAAAGAAGAGGAAACAGCATTAAGCTGTCGGCTTGTTTTGCGAGAGCTGACAGAAGCAGAACCGGTGATTATTTTCGAAGGTATCGAAGCACCGGCAACGCTGGGTTTAAAAGCCAGTCGCTCGGCAAATTATCAGCGCAAAAAACAAGGTTTTTATGCGCGCTTTTTTCTGACTAACTCTGCACCAATGTTGTTGATTGACCCCTCACGAGATGGCCAAATCGTCGATGCTAACCTCGCCGCGCTCAATTTCTATGGTTATAACCATGAAACGATGTGCCAGAAACATACCTGGGAAATTAATATGCTCGGGCGTCGCGTCATGCCTATCATGCATGAAATCTCGCATTTACCCGGTGGTCATAAGCCTTTGAATTTTATTCATAAACTGGCGGATGGTTCGACTCGTCATGTGCAGACCTATGCTGGGCCGATTGAAATTTATGGCGACAAGCTCATGTTATGTATTGTGCATGATATTACGGAGCAAAAACGGCTGGAGGAGCAGCTGGAACATGCTGCCCACCATGACGCGATGACCGGATTACTGAATCGGCGCCAGTTTTATCACATTACCGAGCCAGGCCAAATGCAGCACCTCGCCATCACTCAGGATTACAGCTTATTGCTCATCGACACCGATCGTTTTAAACACATTAACGATCTCTATGGGCATTCTAAAGGTGATGAGGTGTTATGCGCCCTCGCCCGCACTCTCGAAAGTTGCGCTCGCAAAGGCGATTTGGTGTTTCGTTGGGGAGGCGAAGAGTTTGTCTTATTGCTACCAAGAACCCCACTGGATACCGCGCTTTCGCTGGCTGAAACTATCCGCGTAAGCGTGACAAAAGTGAGTATTTCGGGCTTACCACGCTTTACCGTCAGCATTGGTGTGGCGCATCACGAAGGAAATGAAAGCATCGATGAACTGTTTAAACGCGTTGATGATGCTTTGTATCGGGCGAAAAATGATGGACGCAACCGCGTGCTGGCGGCATAAGCCGCGGATGCGTCTCGAGATCAACGACTGCGCTTAGCGTGGCGCTCCCAGTTTTCTTGCTTTGCCTGCGCCGTTTTACGTAGTGCGACGTAACACGCCCCGCTGCCGCCATGATGCGGTAGCGCGGTACAATATGCCTGGACATCATCAAATTCGGTCAACCAGCGCGCCACATAGCTGCGGACAATATTGGCATGCGATTTATCTTCCCGCCCTTTACCATGAATAATCAGCACATTACGCAAACCATCCGCCAGGGCTTGTTGAATGAAACTGAACACCATTTTGCGGCACTCTTCCACCGGCTGGCGCAAAAGATTCAGGCTCGCCTGTTGCGGATATTTACCACTGCGCAGCTTATCCAGCACCCCATGTTGCAACCCTTCCCGCCGAAACTCCAGCGGCTGGCTTAGCGGGATGATGTCGAGAAATCCGGTGGTGAGGAAATTATCAAGTTGCAGCGTGTCGATACGCTGCGGCGCACGTTGGTTACGCGTTGGATGCCAGTGGACATCTGTAGCACGTTTCAGCGGCTGGACATCTTCCATGGCGTCAAGAAACAGCGATTTGTCGTCAAGGTTCATGTTACATCCTCCCGCAATTAAGAGCGCGATATGATAACCAGACCGGGTCGGTCCAACAACGTATTACCCAAAATTCCAGTAATAAGTTCCAAATATTGCCGATATTTTAAGCAAAATGCTTATGCATGATTATTCATTCACGATATTAATAATGTAACTTATATTTTCGTGAAATCTGTCACTGAAGAAAATTGGCAACTAAAGGTTAAAACCGTTATAACACAGTCACCGGCGCAGAGGAGACAATGCCGGATTTAAGACGCGGATGCACTGCTGTGTGTACTGTAGAGTCTGGCGGATGTCGACAGACTCTATTTTTTTATGCAGTTTTAACTTTGCAGATAGCCGCATTCTCGCCGAAATTGCGTGATTAATGACGCGGTCAGTGGTGTCTGGCGACTATCACGCCGCTGAATCAAATAATAGGCCGCTTTCGGTAAAATTTCGCTAACCGGCAACATCACCAGCCCCTGTCCGTGCAAGGGATCGCAGCCCATTTCTTCAGGTAGTATGCTGAGAAAATCGCTTTTTGCCACCAGACTGATACAGGCTGAAAACGTCTCGCAGACTACGCCGACCTGTGGCGTTTGCGCCTGATCGTCAAGCAATTCACTCAACTGTTTGTAGTAGCTGCCGTGTGGCGTCGGCATTGTCCAGCTGTAGTCCAGTAACTGTTTGATCGAACGGGCACCAATGGCGGGATGTCCCGGGCGGCAAAAGATCGCGAATTGCTTTTCCAGTAATTTCTCAAAAGTAAATTCGTGGTCGTAGGGTCCCTGATAATAGGTATTGATGGTGAAATCCAGTTCTCCCTGGCGCAATTCATTAATCATCGACACCAGTTGCCCTTCCATAATGCGTACTTTTACCTGCGGATGCTGCTGATGAAAACGAGATATGACAGCTGGCATCAGACTGCGGGAAATACTGGCCCCCATGCCGATATTAATTTGCCCTGCCAGTTGCCCTTGTCGTTGGCGAATATCCTCTTGCGCTGCGCGCAGCTCTTCAAGAATAAGACTGGCGTGCTGATAAAAACTTTCGCCGGCATCAGTTAACGTCACGCCTTTACTACGGCGAAAAAAGAGTTGCGCCGCTAACCCTTCTTCCAGCTCCTGAATAGATTTACTCAGTGCCGGTTGCGACATATTCAACATGCGGCTCGCTCCGCGAATGCTGCCCTGACGAGCCACTTCAACAAAAGCCCGAATTTGATGAATTTTTACCTGAAAAGCCATGACGCCACCGATAACCGTTATTTATCAGACCAAAGAAACTGGCATCTACTTTAATGCAGATGATTATGTCAGGGTAATTTATGAACGGTTAAAACTGTGAGAAATCAGTTAGTGATAAGTAAAAACTATCGCTACGTGAACCGGGTCACACTTTTTACTGATGACGGGAAAGGTTATGGAGTCTTTGAATCAATTTATTAATTCGCTTGCCCCAAAATTATCGCACTGGCGACGTGATTTTCACCACTATGCAGAGTCTGGCTGGGTGGAATTCCGCACTGCCACCCTTGTTGCGGAAGAATTGCACCAGCTCGGTTATTCACTGGCGCTGGGCCGCGAAGTCGTTAATGAAAGTAGCCGGATGGGATTACCTGATGAATTCACTCTACAACGCGAATTCGAGCGCGCTCGTCAACAGGGGGCGCTAGAACAATGGATTGCGGCTTTTGAAGGCGGTTTCACTGGCATCGTCGCTACCCTGGATACCGGTCGCCCCGGTCCGGTGATGGCTTTCCGTGTCGATATGGACGCGCTGGATCTCAGTGAAGAACGGGATGTCAGCCATCGCCCCTATCGCGACGGTTTTGCGTCATGTAACGCCGGAATGATGCATGCCTGTGGTCATGATGGACATACCGCTATTGGGCTTGGGCTGGCGCACACCCTTAAACAGTTCGAGTCCGGACTTCACGGCGTCATCAAGCTGATTTTTCAGCCTGCAGAGGAAGGTACGCGTGGCGCGCGGGCGATGGTCGATGCAGGTGTAGTGGATGATGTTGATTATTTTACTGCTGTGCACATTGGCACTGGTGTACCTGCGGGCACAGTAGTGTGCGGCAGTGATAATTTTATGGCAACCACCAAATTTGACGCGCACTTCACCGGGACCGCCGCTCACGCAGGCGCAAAACCACAAGACGGTCACAATGCCTTACTGGCGGCAGCACAAGCAACTCTTGCGCTGCATGGAATCGCCCCGCACAGCGAAGGGGCTTCCAGAGTAAACGTGGGCGTTATGCAGGCAGGAAGCGGTCGTAATGTGGTTCCTGCCTCGGCGTTGCTGAAAGTTGAAACTCGAGGGGTCAGCGACGTCATCAATCAATATGTTTTTGACCGTGCACAACAAGCGATTCAGGGCGCAGCAGCCATGTATGGTGTCGGCGTTGAAACTCGGCTGATGGGTGCAGCTACCGCCAGTTCTCCTTCGCCGCAATGGGTCGCATGGTTACAAAGCCAGGCGGCTCAGGTCGCGGGGGTCAATCAGGCCATTGAACGTGTTGAAGCGCCTGCGGGTTCCGAAGATGCCACATTAATGATGGCCCGCGTGCAGCGACATCAAGGGCAAGCCTCCTATATGGTGTTTGGCACACAGCTGGCGGCAGGTCATCACAACGAAAAATTCGATTTTGACGAGCAGGTTCTCGCTATTGCCGTCGAAACGCTGGCGCGCACCGCGCTCAATTTTCCCTGGACGCGAGGTATCTGATGCAGGAAATCTATCGTTTTATCGACGATGCGATTGAAGCCGATCGCCAACGTTATACCGATATTGCTGATCAAATCTGGGATCATCCAGAAACACGTTTTGAAGAGTTCTGGTCAGCGGAGCATCTGGCTTCGGCGCTGGAATCTGCAGGCTTCACCGTGACTCGCAACGTAGGCAATATCCCAAATGCCTTTATTGCTTCGTTTGGTCAAGACAAACCGGTTATCGCCTTGCTGGGGGAATATGACGCCCTGGCAGGTTTAAGTCAGCAAGCAGGTTGCGCGCAGCCTACATCCACGACGCCCGGTGAAAATGGTCACGGTTGCGGACACAATTTGCTGGGAACCGCCGCTTTTGCCGCAGCAATAGCCGTCAAGAAATGGCTGGAACAATATGGGCAAGGCGGCACGGTGCGCTTTTATGGTTGTCCTGGCGAAGAAGGCGGCTCGGGTAAAACGTTCATGGTCCGCGAGGGGGTATTTGATGATGTGGATGCGGCACTCACCTGGCACCCGGAAGCCTTTGCCGGTATGTTCAATACCCGCACGCTGGCAAACATTCAGGCATCATGGCGCTTTAAAGGGATCGCAGCACATGCCGCGAACTCCCCTCATTTGGGACGCAGCGCCCTTGATGCCGTAACGTTGATGACCACTGGCACCAACTTCCTCAACGAACATATTATTGAAAAAGCGCGCGTACACTATGCCATCACAGATAGCGGCGGGATCTCGCCCAACGTGGTCCAGGCGCAGGCAGAAGTGCTTTATCTTATCCGCGCCCCCGAAATGACCGATGTGCAGCATATTTATGATCGGGTCGCCAAAATCGCCGAAGGTGCGGCATTGATGACCGAAACCACGGTTGAATGCCGCTTTGACAAAGCCTGTTCCAGTTATCTCCCGAATCGCACCTTAGAAAATGCCATGTACCAGGCCCTATCCCATTTTGGTACTCCGGAATGGAACTGCGAAGAACTGGCTTTTGCGAAACAAATTCAGGCTACGCTCACCCCCAACGATCGGCAAAACAGTCTGAATAATATCGCCGCAACCGGTGGCGAAAACGGCAAGGCTTTTGCACTACGTCATCGTGAAACGGTACTGGCGAATGAAGTCGCTCCATATGCCGCCACCGATAACGTGCTTGCGGCATCAACTGATGTCGGCGACGTCAGTTGGAAACTGCCTGTTGCCCAGTGTTTCAGCCCCTGTTTCGCCGTCGGTACACCGCTACATACGTGGCAACTGGTTAGCCAGGGGCGAACGTCTATTGCTCATAAAGGAATGCTGCTGGCGGCGAAAACTATAGCAGCAACCACACTTAATCTCTTCATTGATTCAGGGCTATTGCAAGAATGCCAACAAGAGCATCAGCAAGTTACGGACACGCAACCGTATCACTGCCCTATCCCGAAAAACGTGACGCCGTCACCTTTAAAATAACAACAACAACGCAAACACAACAATCGAGGAATGCCCATGAGTATGTCATCCATACCGTCGTCCTCCCAATCCGGGAAGCTCTATGGCTGGGTCGAAAGAATTGGTAACAAGGTTCCCCATCCTTTTTTGCTCTTTATCTATTTGATTATCGTACTCATGGTTACGACGGCAATTTTGTCGGCCTTTGGCGTCAGTGCGAAAAACCCGACCGATGGTACGCCAGTGGTCGTGAAAAACCTGCTCAGTGTGGAAGGATTACACTGGTTTTTACCCAATGTGATTAAAAACTTTAGCGGTTTTGCCCCACTAGGCGCAATCCTGGCGCTGGTTTTAGGTGCTGGTCTGGCGGAACGCGTCGGCTTACTGCCAGCGCTAATGGTTAAAATGGCATCGCATGTTAATGCCCGCTATGCCAGTTATATGGTGTTGTTTATTGCTTTTTTTAGCCATATATCATCCGATGCGGCGTTAGTTATCATGCCACCGATGGGCGCATTGATTTTTCTGGCGGTGGGCAGGCATCCAGTGGCAGGTTTACTGGCCGCCATTGCAGGCGTCGGTTGCGGCTTTACGGCTAATTTACTGATTGTCACAACCGACGTGTTGCTGTCGGGGATCAGCACGGAGGCTGCGGCTGCGTTCAATCCGCAAATGCACGTCAGTGTAATTGATAACTGGTATTTTATGGCCAGCTCCGTAGTCGTACTGACGTTTGTTGGCGGCCTGATAACCGACAAAATCATTGAGCCACGGTTAGGTCAATGGCAGGGAAACAGCGATGAGAAACTGCAGACATTGACCGAAAGTCAGCGTTTTGGTTTACGCATATCAGGTGTCGTATCGCTACTTTTTATTGCCGCAATTGCGCTGATGGTGATCCCGGAAAATGGGATATTGCGCGATCCGATTAATCACACCGTGATGCCATCCCCCTTTATTAAAGGTATCGTGCCACTGATCATTCTTTTTTTCTTTGTGGTCTCGCTGGCTTATGGCATCGCTACCCGCACAATTCGACGTCAGGCAGATTTACCGCATTTAATGATTGAACCGATGAAAGAGATGGCGGGATTTATCGTGATGGTTTTTCCCCTCGCCCAGTTTGTCGCCATGTTTAACTGGAGCAACATGGGGAAATTCATCGCGGTGGGGCTGACCGATATACTCGAAAGTTCAGGGCTTAGCGGCATCCCGGCGTTTGTCGGTCTGGCGTTGCTTTCCTCTTTCTTATGCATGTTTATCGCCAGCGGTTCCGCAATCTGGTCGATTCTGGCCCCCATTTTCGTACCAATGTTTATGCTACTTGGCTTTCACCCGGCATTTGCGCAAATCCTCTTTCGTATTGCCGACTCATCCGTATTGCCTTTAGCTCCGGTATCTCCTTTTGTTCCACTGTTTCTTGGATTCCTGCAACGCTACAAACCAGACGCGAAACTGGGTACTTACTATTCGTTAGTTTTGCCCTATCCACTTATCTTTTTGGTGGTATGGCTGCTGATGTTGCTGGCGTGGTATCTTGTCGGTCTGCCGATAGGTCCGGGGATTTACCCTCGTTTGTCTTAAGAGAGAACGGATGCTGAGATTACTTGAAGAAAAAATTGCCACGCCACTGGGTCCACTGTGGGTGATTTGCGATGAGCAATTTCACTTGCGGGCGGTTGAATGGGAAGAGTACAGCGAACGCATGGTGCAGCTGCTGGACATCCATTACCGCAAAGAAGGCTATGAACGTATTTCTGCCACCAACCCAGGTGGTTTAAGCGACAAGCTTCGTGAATATTTTGCCGGTAATCTTAGCATTATTGATACGCTTCCCACTGCCACGGGGGGGACGCCATTTCAGCGCGAAGTCTGGAAAACATTACGCACAATCCCCTGCGGGCAGGTAATGCATTACGGCCAACTGGCTGAACAATTGGGCCGCCCCGGCGCGGCGCGTGCCGTAGGTGCGGCAAATGGATCGAATCCCATCAGCATTGTTGTGCCTTGTCATCGGGTCATTGGCAGAAACGGTACCATGACCGGATATGCAGGCGGAGTTCAGCGAAAAGAGTGGTTATTACGCCACGAAGGTTATCTTTTGCTGTAAACCTTATACAATTTGTGCCAGCTTGTTCACACTTTTATGTAAAGTTACCCTTAACAACTTAAGGGTTTTCAAATAGATAGACATATATTTACATCTAATATCGGAATTCTCTGCTGTTAAGGTTTGCTTAGACTTACTTGCTCCCTAAAAAGATGTTAAAATTGACAAATATCAATTACGGCTTGAGCAGACCTATGATCCCGGAAAAGCGAATTATACGGCGCATTCAGTCTGGCGGTTGTGCTATCCATTGCCAGGATTGCAGCATCAGCCAGCTTTGCATCCCGTTCACACTCAACGAACATGAGCTTGATCAGCTTGATAATATCATTGAGCGAAAGAAGCCTATTCAGAAAGGCCAGACGCTGTTTAAGGCTGGTGATGAACTTAAATCGCTTTATGCCATCCGCTCCGGTACGATTAAAAGTTATACCATTACTGAGCAAGGCGACGAGCAAATCACTGGTTTCCATTTAGCTGGTGACCTGGTGGGATTTGATGCCATCGGCAGCGGTCATCACCCGAGCTTCGCGCAGGCGCTGGAAACCTCGATGGTATGTGAAATTCCGTTCGAAACGCTGGACGATTTGTCCGGTAAAATGCCGAATTTGCGTCAGCAGATGATGCGTCTGATGAGCGGTGAAATCAAAGGCGATCAGGACATGATCCTGCTGTTGTCGAAGAAAAATGCCGAGGAACGTCTGGCTGCATTCATCTACAACCTGTCCCGTCGTTTTGCCCAACGCGGCTTCTCCCCTCGTGAATTCCGCCTGA
The nucleotide sequence above comes from Escherichia coli. Encoded proteins:
- the abgB gene encoding p-aminobenzoyl-glutamate hydrolase subunit AbgB, with amino-acid sequence MQEIYRFIDDAIEADRQRYTDIADQIWDHPETRFEEFWSAEHLASALESAGFTVTRNVGNIPNAFIASFGQDKPVIALLGEYDALAGLSQQAGCAQPTSTTPGENGHGCGHNLLGTAAFAAAIAVKKWLEQYGQGGTVRFYGCPGEEGGSGKTFMVREGVFDDVDAALTWHPEAFAGMFNTRTLANIQASWRFKGIAAHAANSPHLGRSALDAVTLMTTGTNFLNEHIIEKARVHYAITDSGGISPNVVQAQAEVLYLIRAPEMTDVQHIYDRVAKIAEGAALMTETTVECRFDKACSSYLPNRTLENAMYQALSHFGTPEWNCEELAFAKQIQATLTPNDRQNSLNNIAATGGENGKAFALRHRETVLANEVAPYAATDNVLAASTDVGDVSWKLPVAQCFSPCFAVGTPLHTWQLVSQGRTSIAHKGMLLAAKTIAATTLNLFIDSGLLQECQQEHQQVTDTQPYHCPIPKNVTPSPLK
- the abgR gene encoding LysR family transcriptional regulator is translated as MAFQVKIHQIRAFVEVARQGSIRGASRMLNMSQPALSKSIQELEEGLAAQLFFRRSKGVTLTDAGESFYQHASLILEELRAAQEDIRQRQGQLAGQINIGMGASISRSLMPAVISRFHQQHPQVKVRIMEGQLVSMINELRQGELDFTINTYYQGPYDHEFTFEKLLEKQFAIFCRPGHPAIGARSIKQLLDYSWTMPTPHGSYYKQLSELLDDQAQTPQVGVVCETFSACISLVAKSDFLSILPEEMGCDPLHGQGLVMLPVSEILPKAAYYLIQRRDSRQTPLTASLITQFRRECGYLQS
- the abgA gene encoding p-aminobenzoyl-glutamate hydrolase subunit AbgA; its protein translation is MESLNQFINSLAPKLSHWRRDFHHYAESGWVEFRTATLVAEELHQLGYSLALGREVVNESSRMGLPDEFTLQREFERARQQGALEQWIAAFEGGFTGIVATLDTGRPGPVMAFRVDMDALDLSEERDVSHRPYRDGFASCNAGMMHACGHDGHTAIGLGLAHTLKQFESGLHGVIKLIFQPAEEGTRGARAMVDAGVVDDVDYFTAVHIGTGVPAGTVVCGSDNFMATTKFDAHFTGTAAHAGAKPQDGHNALLAAAQATLALHGIAPHSEGASRVNVGVMQAGSGRNVVPASALLKVETRGVSDVINQYVFDRAQQAIQGAAAMYGVGVETRLMGAATASSPSPQWVAWLQSQAAQVAGVNQAIERVEAPAGSEDATLMMARVQRHQGQASYMVFGTQLAAGHHNEKFDFDEQVLAIAVETLARTALNFPWTRGI
- the abgT gene encoding p-aminobenzoyl-glutamate transporter produces the protein MSMSSIPSSSQSGKLYGWVERIGNKVPHPFLLFIYLIIVLMVTTAILSAFGVSAKNPTDGTPVVVKNLLSVEGLHWFLPNVIKNFSGFAPLGAILALVLGAGLAERVGLLPALMVKMASHVNARYASYMVLFIAFFSHISSDAALVIMPPMGALIFLAVGRHPVAGLLAAIAGVGCGFTANLLIVTTDVLLSGISTEAAAAFNPQMHVSVIDNWYFMASSVVVLTFVGGLITDKIIEPRLGQWQGNSDEKLQTLTESQRFGLRISGVVSLLFIAAIALMVIPENGILRDPINHTVMPSPFIKGIVPLIILFFFVVSLAYGIATRTIRRQADLPHLMIEPMKEMAGFIVMVFPLAQFVAMFNWSNMGKFIAVGLTDILESSGLSGIPAFVGLALLSSFLCMFIASGSAIWSILAPIFVPMFMLLGFHPAFAQILFRIADSSVLPLAPVSPFVPLFLGFLQRYKPDAKLGTYYSLVLPYPLIFLVVWLLMLLAWYLVGLPIGPGIYPRLS
- the smrA gene encoding DNA endonuclease SmrA gives rise to the protein MNLDDKSLFLDAMEDVQPLKRATDVHWHPTRNQRAPQRIDTLQLDNFLTTGFLDIIPLSQPLEFRREGLQHGVLDKLRSGKYPQQASLNLLRQPVEECRKMVFSFIQQALADGLRNVLIIHGKGREDKSHANIVRSYVARWLTEFDDVQAYCTALPHHGGSGACYVALRKTAQAKQENWERHAKRSR
- the ogt gene encoding methylated-DNA--[protein]-cysteine S-methyltransferase codes for the protein MLRLLEEKIATPLGPLWVICDEQFHLRAVEWEEYSERMVQLLDIHYRKEGYERISATNPGGLSDKLREYFAGNLSIIDTLPTATGGTPFQREVWKTLRTIPCGQVMHYGQLAEQLGRPGAARAVGAANGSNPISIVVPCHRVIGRNGTMTGYAGGVQRKEWLLRHEGYLLL
- the ydaN gene encoding protein YnaN; its protein translation is MLRNRARRLDYKIMR
- the fnr gene encoding fumarate/nitrate reduction transcriptional regulator Fnr, with product MIPEKRIIRRIQSGGCAIHCQDCSISQLCIPFTLNEHELDQLDNIIERKKPIQKGQTLFKAGDELKSLYAIRSGTIKSYTITEQGDEQITGFHLAGDLVGFDAIGSGHHPSFAQALETSMVCEIPFETLDDLSGKMPNLRQQMMRLMSGEIKGDQDMILLLSKKNAEERLAAFIYNLSRRFAQRGFSPREFRLTMTRGDIGNYLGLTVETISRLLGRFQKSGMLAVKGKYITIENNDALAQLAGHTRNVA
- the dgcM gene encoding diguanylate cyclase DgcM gives rise to the protein MITHNFNTLDLLTSPVWIVSPFEEQLIYANSAARLLMQDLTFSQLRTGPYSVSSQKELPKYLSDLQNQHDIIEILTVQRKEEETALSCRLVLRELTEAEPVIIFEGIEAPATLGLKASRSANYQRKKQGFYARFFLTNSAPMLLIDPSRDGQIVDANLAALNFYGYNHETMCQKHTWEINMLGRRVMPIMHEISHLPGGHKPLNFIHKLADGSTRHVQTYAGPIEIYGDKLMLCIVHDITEQKRLEEQLEHAAHHDAMTGLLNRRQFYHITEPGQMQHLAITQDYSLLLIDTDRFKHINDLYGHSKGDEVLCALARTLESCARKGDLVFRWGGEEFVLLLPRTPLDTALSLAETIRVSVTKVSISGLPRFTVSIGVAHHEGNESIDELFKRVDDALYRAKNDGRNRVLAA